The DNA segment GCTTTTAGTGAGGCCGAGATGCTTTCGGTTGCCGAATGCCTGGAGCGGAATATAGAGCCGATGGGCATGCCTGAGTTGTAAGGTGATTTTACACGTTTTCTTTTCGGCCGGTTGCAAACAGATGTTTGCAACCGGCCGTTTCTCATGAGAAAAGTTTCTTTTTTCATATTTTTTCTGCAAGCAAAGGAGTGTCGTCAATGACGGTTGCAGTCGCTGTAAGTGGGGGGATGGATAGCCTCTTGTCCTTGGTTCTCCTCAAGGAGCAGGGGGAGGATGTTATGGCTGTACATGGACATTTTCTTCCTCCGAACCCGGATTGGCAACGAGTTGTTGATGGGCTGACCAAGGCATGTGAGACGCTTGGAGTGTCCTTTCATGCCCTTGATCTGCATAGTGAGTTTGACCAGCGTGTGGTTGCTCCTTTTGTTGCGGCCTACAGAGCTGGATTGACTCCTAACCCCTGCGCCATGTGCAATCCGTGCATGAAATTCGGCACACTTTTCACGGCTGCTCAAAACATGGGGGCAGATCGCTTTGCTACGGGACACTATGTCAGACTGGAAAAGCGAGCCGGGCTAGGGGTGGTGCTGACGCGAGGAACTGATCTTTCCAAGGATCAAAGTTACTTCCTGTCGTTGGTTCCTATTGAAAAACTCCGTTTAGCTTATTTCCCTTTGGCAGAGACGTATAAACGAGATGTGCTTGATATTCTCGACAGCCACGGGCTGACTCCTCCCATACCGAGTGAAAGCCAGGAAATTTGTTTTGTTCCAGATGATGATTATCAATCATTCTTGTGCCGGAGGGGGAAGATGCCAGGTGGTGGGCAGGCGCTTCTGAGTGATGGAACTGTGGTCGGGAGTCATAAAGGATTATGGCGTCATACGCAGGGACAACGTCGAGGATTAGGGATTGCCTGGACAGAGGCTCTCTATGTGCTTGACAAGGATATAGCCACCAATACTCTTATCGTTGGTACGCGTGAGGAGTTGGAAGCACCTGGGTGCATCGCCGGTCAGGTCAATATGATGGTGCCTTTTTCTCAGTGGCCGAAAGTTGTTATGGCGCAAACCCGGTATCGTCAAAAAGCCAAACCGAGCCGGGTTGATTTGGAGGACGGAAAGCTCATATTCCATTTCATAGAGGCGCATGGCAGGCCGACTCCTGGTCAGGTTGCGGTAGCGTATACTGAAGATGGCGTTGTTCTTGGCGGAGGTGTTATCGAGGCCTCGACTCGGGGTGAGAGTTAATCAAAGAGGGAATTTCGTCGATCCCATTCGTCTTCCCTCTCTCGTTGATATCCTTCATATCGGGCATTGTTCATGACCGTGTGGATTTTTTCAGGTGTGAATGCCGTCTGCTTTCGACAATAGTTTGCCCACCAGCGAACTTCCTGTTGGATTCGTATGTTCAATGCGTCTTTGTATTGCATGAGAAGATCAAAGCCAGCGTCTCGTTTGCCTTCATAGATCATGGTGAGACCCAGATAATAGGTGGCATCGGGGTTGTTCGGATAAAGGTCGAGTGTGGATTGGAAGAATTGATGGGCTGCAAAGTAGTTTTTCTTCAGAAGAGCATCAAGACCTCTTCTGTTATTCGAGTGTGCTTCGCCGTTACCGGAATAGAGGAAATCCTGGTTGGCACTGATCGAAATTCCATGCCCGGAACCGACGACAGCACCGATGGTTGTCCCAAAAGTCTGACACCCGCCGCAGATGAACAGCAGAAGGGGAAAGATAACCCAAAAAAGGGGGAAAGATTGACCCGCGACGGCATTTGCATTAGGCCGCTGGTGCAACCTCTTATCGTCACTTTGTCGAGTAGGTTCCATCAAGCGTGAAGATTTTGTCATCATGCCCTTTTTTATTTATACTGTGAGTATTCATCAATCCACCTGACTGACACTACATGATTACATTTTATACTGCCACCCTCGGTTGTAAGATCAACCAATACGAAACCCGCGCCATAGGCGAAGCCTGGGTCAGGGATTTGTCCGGCGAGCAGGCTCTCGAGGTTGAATCAGCTGAGAGTGCCAATCTTATATTGGTTAATTCCTGTGCTGTGACAGCAAATGCCGTCGCTGATCTTCGGCAGACGGTTCGTCGGTTTCACAGGCAAAACCCCGAAGCGGAAATCATTATCACTGGATGTGCAGCACAGGTCATGCCCGAAGAACTTTCCAAGTTGCCTGGTGTTGTGAGTGTTGTTCCGCAACAGGAGAAGGCCAGACTTCTCGCAGGCCCGAAAAGGGCAGGAGACCATCGAGAGCCAGACTCTCGGTTTGCTCCGTTTTCCATCTCCGGGTATGGTCGGGCTCGTGCTGTGGTCAAAGTGCAGGATGGGTGTTCGCATCATTGCACGTATTGCATTGTCCCGCTGGCACGAGGAAAATCGGTGAGCCGTCCCATCGGTGAGGTCGTGGATGAGGTTGGTCGGTTGCTGGCCGGAGGGTTCCGGGAATTCATTCTGAGTGGCATTAATCTGCGTCATTATGGCAGAGGGCTCCCGGAAAAAACAGACTTTTGGGATCTTGTCATTCGGCTTGAATCCGAATTCGGACTGGATTGGACCGGGCGTGCGCGTTTTCGTATTTCGTCCGTGGAACCTGGGCAACTTGATAATAAAGCCTTTGATGTGCTTTCTCAATCGCGAATGGTTTGTCCGCAACTGCACCTTTCTTTGCAAAGTGGCGACCCTGAAGTCCTCAAAAGAATGGGGCGGGGGCATTATTCACCGGAAAGTGCCATACGCTTCATGGAACGCCTTAGCACTGCCTGGCCGGAAAGAGGACTGGGAGCGGACCTGATAACAGGATTTCCCGGAGAAACGGAAGCTCAGTTTGAAAATACTATGGAATTGTGCCGTCATCTGCCCTTAACCTATGGGCATGTTTTCCCTTACTCTGAGCGACCAGGAACACGGGCCATCGACCTGGATGGCAGTGTCCCGGTTCCGGTGCGTAAGGAACGGGCAGCCCGGCTCCGGGCGTTGGTCAATGCGAAGAAAAAAGCATTCCTTTCGCATCTGTTGACCCTCAAACAGCTCAATATCTTGGTGCAGGATGACTCTGGGCGAGGGGTGAGTGAATTTTATACAGCATGTCGTTTTATGGATATGCCTCAAGGACTCGGCCCGAGAAAGCTTGCCCGTGCCAAACCTCTTTCTCTGGAGAAAGGGGTTCTCGTGGTGCAGGCCATGGAGCGAGAGTCATGAGTATTCCGGTTATTCCTGATCCGGGATTACTCATTATTTCAATACTGTGTTCGCGGTGGGAGTCCTGTTGGCCTGCATTGCTTAATGATCTTGAAGACCTCTTTGGTCCGACGGATGAAGTCTGCGATGCGTTTACATTTGATCAGACCGATTATTATGATAAGGAATTGGGCACTCCCATAACACGGCGTTTGATCAGTTTTGAAGATTTGAAACCTTTGGATGCATTGGCTGATATCAAGATCAGCACCAATAGGCTGGAAGAAATGTACGCTCAGCAGGGGAAGCGGCTTTTCAATCTGGATCCTGGTTTCATCACCCTGCAAAATCTGGTGCTGGCGACAGGAAAACCCTTTACACATCGTCTTTATTTGAAGGCCGGAATATGGGGTGACCTTACTTTGGTCTGGCAAAAAAAGCACTGGGTTGATTTTCCCTGGACCTTCCCGGATTACGCCGGTGACGACATGAAATCGCGGCTGACAAAATTGCGTCGGTCGTATAAAAACAAGCTCAACAATCCGCACACGTCAAATCGTTGAACACGATGCGGTTGAAAAAAGGATAGTATTTATGCCTGTAAGCATGACCGGTTTCGGACGCTGTGAAACAAATGATGACGCTTGGACTCACGTTTGGGAGATCAAGAGTGTCAATGGGCGTTTTCTGGATGTCAAATGGCGCATGCCCAGCTCTTTGCGGGGCTTGGAAAATGGATGGGAAAAGATCGTTCGAACTTACGCTTCTCGCGGACGGGTGGATATTTCCCTGAACCTTGAAGTTCTGGATGCCGGTATTCTTGGTGTTTCCTTCAATCAGACGATGGCTCAAGCCATGTTCAAGCAGATGGAGCAATTGGCAGAAAGTCGGGGGGAACTGTTTACACCTGACTACAATAAAGTGCTCACCATGGCTTCGCTGTGGAGAGATAACGGCAGTGAGCCTGATCCGGGATTGGCAAAAAGCCTGACAGCCGGTTTGGAAAATGCCCTGAAAGACTGGGTGGGTGCCCGGACACTGGAAGGGGATGTCATGGTTGCCGATTTGTTGGCCAGACTGGATGTACTTCGTGACACCAGCGCGAAGATCGCTGAACGCATCCCCAATATTCTGGAAGAGAAAAAAGCCGGTTTGCGCCAACGGATTCTGGATATGCTCGCTTCTGTCGGTGCGGAATATTCAGAAGATCGTATGCTTCAGGAAGTTGCCCATCTTACAGATAAATTGGATGTTTCGGAAGAATTAACTCGATTGGCCGCTCACCTTGATCGGTTGCGTGAAGTGCTGACTGCCAAGGAAGACGCGGGGAAGAAACTCGATTTTCTACTCCAGGAGACTTTTCGCGAGATTAATACGTGCGGTAACAAAGCTCAGGATACAGCTGTCAGTCGGTTGGTTGTTGATTTCAAGGCCGAGCTTGAACGATGCAGGGAACAGGTTCAGAACATCGAGTAGGTTGTTATGCAAAAACAGGGATTGCTTAACGTCGGTTTCGGTAACTTTGTCGTGCTGAGCAGGGTGATTACCATTGCCCTGCCTTCCAGCGCTCCCATGCGTCGTCTCAGGGAGGACGCACGGCAGGAAGGACGCCTGATCGATGCAACTCAGGGGCGCAAAACCCGCGCCATTATTGTTACCGATTCCAATCACGTTATTTTGTCCGCCATCCAGGCCGAGACCATTGGCCAGAGGTTTAGTGCGGAGGAGGGAGAGTAATTGTCAGAAGCCTCGACACGCCTGGGGCAGGTCCTTGTGGTCTGCGCGCCCAGCGGCACAGGAAAAAGTACACTGATCAATAAGTTGCGCGCCGAGTTTCCGACCTTCGGTTTTTCTGTCTCGTATACCACCCGAGCTCCTCGGGGAAATGAGAAGGATGGGGTCGAGTATCATTTCATCAGTCGGGAAACCTTTGTCGCCATGCGGAGCAGAGGTGAATTTTGTGAATGGGCTGAAGTGCATGAGAACTTTTATGGCACGGCAACCAAGCCTGTGACAAAAATGCTGGATCAGGGCATGGATGTTCTTTTTGATATAGACGTGCAGGGTGCCAAGCAGCTCCGGAAAACCTTTTACAAGGGCACGTTTATTTTTTTGATGCCTCCGTCTCGAAAAGAATTGATGCAACGGCTGACCGGGCGCGGTACAGATTCAGAAGAGTCCATTGCCAAACGTCTTGCCAATGCGGATGGGGAAATGGCTCAGGCTGAATTCTTTGACTA comes from the Pseudodesulfovibrio piezophilus C1TLV30 genome and includes:
- the mnmA gene encoding tRNA 2-thiouridine(34) synthase MnmA, producing MTVAVAVSGGMDSLLSLVLLKEQGEDVMAVHGHFLPPNPDWQRVVDGLTKACETLGVSFHALDLHSEFDQRVVAPFVAAYRAGLTPNPCAMCNPCMKFGTLFTAAQNMGADRFATGHYVRLEKRAGLGVVLTRGTDLSKDQSYFLSLVPIEKLRLAYFPLAETYKRDVLDILDSHGLTPPIPSESQEICFVPDDDYQSFLCRRGKMPGGGQALLSDGTVVGSHKGLWRHTQGQRRGLGIAWTEALYVLDKDIATNTLIVGTREELEAPGCIAGQVNMMVPFSQWPKVVMAQTRYRQKAKPSRVDLEDGKLIFHFIEAHGRPTPGQVAVAYTEDGVVLGGGVIEASTRGES
- a CDS encoding tetratricopeptide repeat protein, whose amino-acid sequence is MMTKSSRLMEPTRQSDDKRLHQRPNANAVAGQSFPLFWVIFPLLLFICGGCQTFGTTIGAVVGSGHGISISANQDFLYSGNGEAHSNNRRGLDALLKKNYFAAHQFFQSTLDLYPNNPDATYYLGLTMIYEGKRDAGFDLLMQYKDALNIRIQQEVRWWANYCRKQTAFTPEKIHTVMNNARYEGYQREREDEWDRRNSLFD
- a CDS encoding MiaB/RimO family radical SAM methylthiotransferase yields the protein MITFYTATLGCKINQYETRAIGEAWVRDLSGEQALEVESAESANLILVNSCAVTANAVADLRQTVRRFHRQNPEAEIIITGCAAQVMPEELSKLPGVVSVVPQQEKARLLAGPKRAGDHREPDSRFAPFSISGYGRARAVVKVQDGCSHHCTYCIVPLARGKSVSRPIGEVVDEVGRLLAGGFREFILSGINLRHYGRGLPEKTDFWDLVIRLESEFGLDWTGRARFRISSVEPGQLDNKAFDVLSQSRMVCPQLHLSLQSGDPEVLKRMGRGHYSPESAIRFMERLSTAWPERGLGADLITGFPGETEAQFENTMELCRHLPLTYGHVFPYSERPGTRAIDLDGSVPVPVRKERAARLRALVNAKKKAFLSHLLTLKQLNILVQDDSGRGVSEFYTACRFMDMPQGLGPRKLARAKPLSLEKGVLVVQAMERES
- a CDS encoding DUF4416 family protein, giving the protein MSIPVIPDPGLLIISILCSRWESCWPALLNDLEDLFGPTDEVCDAFTFDQTDYYDKELGTPITRRLISFEDLKPLDALADIKISTNRLEEMYAQQGKRLFNLDPGFITLQNLVLATGKPFTHRLYLKAGIWGDLTLVWQKKHWVDFPWTFPDYAGDDMKSRLTKLRRSYKNKLNNPHTSNR
- a CDS encoding YicC/YloC family endoribonuclease, producing the protein MPVSMTGFGRCETNDDAWTHVWEIKSVNGRFLDVKWRMPSSLRGLENGWEKIVRTYASRGRVDISLNLEVLDAGILGVSFNQTMAQAMFKQMEQLAESRGELFTPDYNKVLTMASLWRDNGSEPDPGLAKSLTAGLENALKDWVGARTLEGDVMVADLLARLDVLRDTSAKIAERIPNILEEKKAGLRQRILDMLASVGAEYSEDRMLQEVAHLTDKLDVSEELTRLAAHLDRLREVLTAKEDAGKKLDFLLQETFREINTCGNKAQDTAVSRLVVDFKAELERCREQVQNIE
- a CDS encoding DUF370 domain-containing protein, whose protein sequence is MQKQGLLNVGFGNFVVLSRVITIALPSSAPMRRLREDARQEGRLIDATQGRKTRAIIVTDSNHVILSAIQAETIGQRFSAEEGE
- the gmk gene encoding guanylate kinase, translating into MSEASTRLGQVLVVCAPSGTGKSTLINKLRAEFPTFGFSVSYTTRAPRGNEKDGVEYHFISRETFVAMRSRGEFCEWAEVHENFYGTATKPVTKMLDQGMDVLFDIDVQGAKQLRKTFYKGTFIFLMPPSRKELMQRLTGRGTDSEESIAKRLANADGEMAQAEFFDYWIVNDDLDKAYEELRAVYMAGRCKPELRTDVEDILKEWN